The Hymenobacter sp. GOD-10R genome includes a window with the following:
- the paaC gene encoding 1,2-phenylacetyl-CoA epoxidase subunit PaaC, with translation MQAASDSPVLPASSPEVRQLLFDYVLQLADTSLLLGHRLSEWCGHGPILEQDLAMANIALDLLGETRSFYQYAAELEGRGRTEDDLAFLRVATDYRNPLLVEQPNGDFAHTVVRQFLFDNFHYHFLQQLQTSPDERLAAIAEKSVKEAAYHLKWSAEWVIRLGDGTEESRQRIDKAIGKLWRYAGELTTPTPTELALQDLGIVPAYAALQPSLDAYTAQVFAEATLPVPQNIPPQLGGKSGRHSEHLGYILAELQYMQRTYPGMKW, from the coding sequence ATGCAAGCTGCTTCCGACTCTCCCGTGCTGCCGGCTTCGTCGCCTGAGGTACGACAACTACTATTCGACTACGTGCTGCAACTCGCCGATACGAGCTTGCTGCTCGGCCACCGGCTATCGGAGTGGTGCGGGCACGGGCCGATCTTGGAGCAGGACCTAGCCATGGCCAATATCGCGCTGGATCTGCTGGGCGAAACGCGCAGCTTCTACCAGTATGCGGCCGAACTGGAAGGCCGTGGCCGCACCGAGGACGACCTAGCTTTCCTGCGCGTGGCCACCGACTACCGCAACCCCTTGCTAGTGGAGCAGCCCAACGGCGACTTCGCGCATACCGTAGTGCGGCAGTTCTTGTTTGATAACTTTCATTACCATTTTCTTCAGCAGCTGCAAACCAGTCCCGACGAGCGCCTGGCGGCCATTGCTGAGAAGTCGGTGAAGGAAGCGGCTTACCACCTCAAGTGGAGCGCCGAGTGGGTGATCCGTCTTGGTGATGGCACCGAAGAAAGCCGGCAGCGCATCGACAAAGCCATCGGTAAGCTGTGGCGCTATGCCGGCGAGCTAACCACGCCCACGCCCACCGAACTAGCCTTGCAAGACCTAGGTATTGTTCCAGCTTACGCTGCCCTGCAACCTAGCCTAGACGCATACACGGCGCAGGTATTTGCCGAAGCTACGTTGCCTGTACCCCAGAACATTCCGCCGCAGTTGGGCGGCAAAAGT